A genomic region of Ignavibacteria bacterium contains the following coding sequences:
- a CDS encoding conjugal transfer protein TraR, protein MAKSTKAKKTKSSSAKTSSAKKTTAKKAAKKTTTVLAKTKSPKKVSAKKAEVKVKSTRSKAKKAQKTNVTEVKTTVMTRKPAYSKKELEYFKQIILEKRKEILEQLESLRERMLDESGEGFVNENSPYSLHMAEQGTDAFEKEKNYLWAQRETKFLSYLDAALKRIEDGTYGYCIDCGKVIEKGRLEAVPHTQHCVNCKVKFSK, encoded by the coding sequence ATGGCAAAATCGACAAAAGCAAAGAAGACGAAAAGTTCGTCGGCTAAGACATCCAGTGCTAAAAAGACTACTGCAAAAAAAGCAGCGAAAAAAACAACCACAGTCTTAGCTAAAACTAAGTCACCCAAAAAAGTCTCTGCAAAAAAAGCAGAAGTGAAAGTAAAATCAACGAGATCAAAAGCGAAGAAAGCTCAGAAAACCAATGTGACGGAGGTAAAAACCACAGTGATGACGAGAAAACCAGCTTATTCCAAGAAAGAACTTGAATATTTCAAGCAGATTATCTTAGAAAAAAGAAAAGAAATCCTTGAACAGCTTGAAAGTTTAAGAGAGAGAATGCTCGATGAAAGCGGGGAAGGGTTTGTAAACGAAAACTCCCCTTATTCTTTGCATATGGCGGAACAAGGAACTGATGCATTTGAGAAAGAGAAAAACTATCTCTGGGCTCAAAGAGAAACTAAATTCTTATCTTATCTTGATGCCGCTCTTAAAAGAATTGAAGATGGAACCTACGGATACTGCATAGATTGCGGTAAAGTTATTGAAAAGGGAAGATTAGAAGCTGTTCCACACACTCAACATTGTGTTAATTGTAAAGTAAAGTTTAGTAAGTGA
- a CDS encoding T9SS type A sorting domain-containing protein codes for MVQLRLVITNNVDPYYSLSDKFSDANYNLSKKKARKEINYKGLLGEKVYSYELIQNYPNPFNPVTKIRYSVKETKPVMIKLYDIVGREVATLVNEVKDAGEYEIELNAGKFGLSSGVYFYQMKAGDFTSIKKMVVLK; via the coding sequence ATGGTTCAATTGCGGCTTGTTATAACAAATAATGTAGATCCATATTATTCGCTTTCAGATAAGTTCAGTGATGCCAATTATAATCTTTCGAAGAAAAAAGCGAGAAAGGAAATAAATTACAAAGGATTACTTGGAGAGAAAGTTTATTCTTATGAGTTGATACAAAACTATCCAAATCCATTTAATCCAGTAACAAAGATCAGATACTCAGTAAAAGAGACAAAGCCTGTGATGATAAAGCTTTATGATATAGTAGGAAGAGAGGTCGCAACACTTGTAAACGAAGTCAAAGATGCAGGTGAGTATGAAATAGAACTTAATGCTGGGAAATTTGGATTGAGCAGCGGGGTATATTTTTATCAGATGAAAGCAGGAGATTTTACTTCAATAAAGAAGATGGTTGTGTTGAAGTAA
- a CDS encoding esterase family protein, whose translation MKRSTILFFALLLFVQQLFTQDKVRVFLDSVYSNAVGGYKRFNIILPKDYFKTDERYKVIFLLHGYSGDHTDWINRTGLVQYLSNYSFVVVTPEADNSWYTNSPVLKNRNYEDYIIKELIPYVEKRYRVISTKHGRVIAGLSMGGYGAMKFAMKYPHLFYYAGSFSGAFRWPSMIEKNRNLLNQSLKEAFGEKRTEHWDKNDLLVLVDSINTATLPYLYISCGKDDPLEGLLDSNRKLVEKLQKKGAMYEYHELPGEHNWIFWDLEINNFLKRLSDYKIIK comes from the coding sequence ATGAAGAGAAGCACAATTCTATTTTTCGCTTTATTATTATTCGTTCAACAACTCTTTACACAGGATAAAGTCCGTGTTTTTCTTGACAGCGTTTACTCAAACGCAGTTGGTGGATATAAGAGGTTCAATATCATTTTACCAAAAGATTATTTCAAGACAGATGAAAGATATAAAGTAATCTTTCTATTACATGGATACAGCGGAGATCATACAGATTGGATAAATCGAACAGGATTAGTTCAGTACTTATCAAACTATTCGTTTGTTGTTGTCACACCTGAAGCTGATAATAGTTGGTATACAAATTCACCAGTTCTAAAGAACAGAAATTATGAAGATTATATAATAAAAGAGTTAATTCCGTATGTCGAGAAAAGATATCGAGTAATCTCGACAAAACATGGAAGAGTGATTGCTGGACTTTCAATGGGCGGCTATGGTGCAATGAAATTTGCTATGAAGTATCCTCATCTGTTTTACTATGCAGGTTCATTTAGCGGAGCGTTTAGATGGCCCTCAATGATTGAAAAAAATAGAAACTTGCTTAATCAAAGTTTAAAAGAAGCATTTGGCGAAAAACGAACCGAACATTGGGATAAAAATGACCTTCTTGTTTTAGTTGACAGCATCAATACAGCAACTCTTCCATATCTTTACATTTCTTGCGGTAAAGATGACCCACTTGAAGGTCTTTTAGATTCAAATCGAAAGCTTGTAGAGAAGCTTCAAAAGAAAGGTGCGATGTATGAATATCACGAACTGCCAGGTGAACACAACTGGATCTTCTGGGACTTAGAAATCAATAACTTCCTTAAAAGATTATCTGATTATAAAATAATTAAGTGA
- a CDS encoding RluA family pseudouridine synthase — MEIITEKKYTFEIPEGKRRERLDIFLTHAIENSTRTKVQNLIKNQFVQVNGKFVKPSYQLNPGDIVEVRIPVKPRPAQTLPEPIPLNIIYEDDDVIIINKPAGMVVHPALGNYTGTLVNALLYYTKNLSRSSDVDRAGIVHRIDKNTSGLLVVAKNDIAHAKLAKQFSAHSIEREYWAIVWGHFKSPEGIIETKIGRSKSDRKKFAVVDDGKEAVTYYYVLEEFEYLTLLRLKLKTGRTHQIRVHLSHINHPVFGDPTYSGRKIHYSNVTSRIKHEVENFLEIMKRQALHAKTLGFIHPTTNEFVKFDSELPDDMQLLLEKLRKTKSDQ; from the coding sequence ATGGAAATTATCACCGAGAAAAAATACACATTTGAGATTCCTGAAGGAAAAAGAAGAGAACGACTTGATATATTTCTAACTCACGCAATTGAAAATTCCACACGAACAAAAGTTCAAAACTTAATAAAAAATCAATTCGTTCAGGTTAATGGTAAGTTTGTCAAACCATCATATCAATTAAATCCCGGAGATATTGTCGAGGTTAGGATTCCAGTTAAACCTCGTCCTGCTCAAACACTTCCAGAACCAATTCCTTTGAATATCATTTACGAAGATGATGATGTAATTATAATTAACAAACCTGCTGGAATGGTTGTTCATCCTGCGCTCGGGAATTACACAGGAACTTTAGTTAATGCTCTTCTTTATTATACTAAAAATTTATCGCGTTCTTCAGATGTTGATAGAGCTGGAATTGTTCATCGGATTGATAAAAACACAAGCGGGCTGCTTGTTGTTGCTAAAAATGATATAGCTCATGCAAAACTGGCAAAACAATTTTCCGCACACTCGATTGAAAGAGAATACTGGGCGATCGTCTGGGGACATTTCAAATCACCTGAAGGCATTATTGAAACAAAAATCGGAAGAAGTAAATCGGATAGAAAAAAATTTGCTGTTGTAGATGATGGCAAAGAAGCTGTTACATATTATTATGTTCTGGAAGAATTTGAATATTTAACTCTGCTCAGATTAAAACTTAAGACTGGCAGAACACACCAAATTAGGGTTCATTTATCTCACATTAATCATCCTGTTTTCGGGGATCCAACTTACAGCGGAAGAAAAATTCATTACTCAAATGTGACTTCACGAATAAAGCATGAAGTAGAAAATTTTCTTGAAATTATGAAACGACAGGCACTCCATGCAAAGACATTGGGATTTATTCATCCAACAACAAATGAATTTGTAAAGTTTGATTCGGAACTTCCCGATGATATGCAGCTATTATTGGAAAAATTGAGAAAGACCAAATCAGATCAATAG
- a CDS encoding tetratricopeptide repeat protein, with the protein MIIEKLKDLTNNISQSNLKVFLILTFFVTGVYFQSLSFDFVALDDYDLIVNKQHILRDLKNIPYIFQTNLLISDSGVYYRPVVMLSFMIDALIGGNDPFMYHLSNIVYHLVESFLLFLLLKSLTENKFKSFLLSLIFSIHPAISQAVSWIPGRNDSLLSIFLSLSLIALIKSQSADKNNKQILIILSLISFFISLLVKENALLLLLFILLYLIFLNNEKLSYVKILRIFLLYLIPVIIYFILRTKAEIKSLEIENLTFSLTDYIKGLINYFGKIFLPINLSVLTLPENINLIYGISTFLIFALLSLNGIHNLKLYVFGILWFLFFSISGMIGLIGFTNFLDHRLYVPIAGILISLSQMRIFDQLKSFIIFIALSICLIFFVYLNLQHTKNFSDPLNFYESASKTSPESFFVHRGLANVYHRMNKYDLAEEHYRLSISLNPNSAETFLNFGINFKKKGMLDSAEFYFIKAIQKNPELSTAYNNLGNLYLQKNLLDRSELNLKQAIRINPNYFEAYNNLGVLYAKKKNDLLAYKYFRKSIDINPFFAEGYFNLALYFFNQNKIDSSSYYYQKAVQLGFPENNILKDKLKK; encoded by the coding sequence ATGATTATTGAAAAATTAAAAGATCTCACAAACAATATTTCTCAATCAAATCTTAAAGTTTTTCTCATACTCACATTCTTTGTAACGGGTGTTTACTTCCAATCATTATCTTTTGATTTTGTTGCCCTTGATGATTATGATTTAATTGTAAACAAACAGCACATCTTAAGAGATCTCAAAAACATCCCTTATATTTTTCAGACAAATCTTTTAATCTCTGATTCTGGTGTTTATTACCGCCCGGTTGTAATGTTAAGTTTTATGATTGATGCCTTGATTGGTGGGAATGACCCGTTTATGTATCATTTATCAAATATAGTCTATCATTTAGTTGAAAGTTTTTTATTATTTCTATTGTTGAAAAGTTTAACTGAAAATAAATTCAAATCTTTTCTTTTAAGCTTGATATTTTCAATTCATCCTGCAATAAGTCAAGCTGTAAGTTGGATACCAGGACGAAACGACTCACTTCTTTCTATATTTTTAAGCCTATCTTTAATTGCACTAATTAAATCTCAATCAGCTGATAAGAATAATAAACAAATATTGATAATACTAAGTCTGATATCGTTCTTTATCTCTCTTTTAGTGAAAGAAAATGCTTTACTATTATTACTTTTCATTCTTCTGTATTTAATTTTTTTGAACAATGAAAAACTAAGTTATGTGAAAATCCTTCGAATCTTTTTGCTATACCTCATCCCTGTGATCATTTATTTCATATTGAGAACAAAAGCTGAAATTAAATCACTGGAAATTGAAAATCTTACCTTTTCTTTAACTGACTACATAAAAGGATTGATCAATTATTTCGGTAAAATATTTTTACCAATAAATCTTAGTGTATTGACTTTGCCTGAAAACATAAATCTTATTTATGGGATTTCAACATTTTTAATCTTTGCTCTTTTAAGTTTGAATGGAATACATAATTTAAAGCTTTATGTTTTTGGAATATTATGGTTTTTGTTTTTCTCAATCAGCGGAATGATAGGATTAATTGGTTTTACAAATTTTCTCGATCACAGGTTGTATGTACCAATTGCTGGAATTCTTATTTCATTATCTCAGATGAGAATTTTTGATCAATTAAAATCCTTCATCATATTTATTGCTTTAAGCATCTGCTTAATTTTCTTTGTTTATCTAAATCTCCAGCATACGAAAAATTTCAGCGACCCTTTAAATTTTTATGAATCTGCTTCTAAAACTTCACCAGAATCATTCTTTGTTCATCGTGGACTTGCAAATGTTTACCATCGAATGAATAAATATGATCTTGCAGAAGAGCATTACCGGCTCTCTATTTCTTTAAATCCAAACTCAGCAGAAACATTTTTGAATTTTGGAATAAACTTTAAAAAGAAAGGTATGCTCGACAGTGCAGAATTCTACTTTATAAAAGCAATTCAAAAAAATCCTGAACTTTCAACAGCATATAATAATCTTGGAAATCTTTATTTACAAAAAAACTTACTCGATAGATCAGAGCTTAACCTTAAACAGGCAATTCGAATCAATCCCAATTATTTCGAAGCTTATAATAATCTTGGTGTGCTTTACGCAAAAAAGAAGAATGACTTGCTTGCATACAAGTACTTTAGAAAATCTATTGATATAAATCCATTTTTTGCGGAAGGGTATTTTAATCTCGCCCTGTATTTTTTTAATCAAAATAAAATCGATTCAAGTTCTTACTATTATCAAAAGGCTGTTCAATTAGGTTTTCCTGAGAATAATATTCTAAAAGACAAATTGAAAAAGTGA
- a CDS encoding isoprenylcysteine carboxylmethyltransferase family protein, producing the protein MNYDILINLIIIINIVLTFSANIPLASFSFKKKLQPVLTRANSYLQNYPKLISAIIFLLIIAGLFGFGRVEIENPNFNFVRIIAALMYTLFSWIQIYSAKQLGEFYSPDIVVYKNHKVIDKGLYKFIRHPFYISQILQDIFAGIALSNWIILLITIVLEVPLYVARANVEEKLLLRNLDEYKDYQNRVGKWFPKLR; encoded by the coding sequence ATGAACTACGATATTTTAATTAATCTAATTATCATCATTAATATTGTTCTCACATTTTCTGCAAACATTCCCCTTGCCAGTTTCTCTTTTAAGAAAAAGTTACAGCCAGTTTTAACAAGAGCTAACTCATACTTGCAAAATTATCCGAAACTCATCTCGGCGATCATCTTCTTATTGATAATTGCTGGTTTGTTTGGATTTGGGCGTGTCGAAATTGAAAATCCAAATTTTAATTTCGTCAGAATAATAGCTGCTCTAATGTATACTTTATTCTCCTGGATACAAATCTATTCTGCCAAACAACTTGGTGAGTTTTACTCACCTGATATTGTAGTTTATAAAAATCACAAAGTAATTGATAAAGGCTTATATAAATTTATTCGACATCCATTTTATATATCTCAAATTTTGCAGGACATATTTGCCGGTATTGCCCTTTCAAACTGGATAATTCTTTTAATTACAATTGTGCTTGAAGTGCCTCTTTATGTTGCCAGAGCAAATGTTGAAGAAAAGTTACTTCTAAGAAATTTAGATGAATATAAAGATTATCAAAATAGAGTTGGAAAGTGGTTTCCAAAGTTGCGATAA
- a CDS encoding TerC family protein has product MTTQLWYWIIFVVVVTIMLAIDLWFTDHRKTKLGIKKAFIWSAIWIGVALLYNISIYFKFPNGHIKAMEFLAAYLIEKSLSVDNLFVFIMIFTIMGIEDRDQPHILKWGILGAIFFRIIFILAGVALIEKFDFVIYIFGAILLYTAYKMAFTPEKKIEPEKNFFVRLASKFFPVKTDNVHKFFVKEKGKFYITNLFLTLLLIESTDIVFAIDSIPAVIAISRDPFIVITSNIFAILGLRALYFALAGIMSLFRYLKYGIAFLLFFVGVKMLISEFYHIPIYISLSVIAVTITVSILASKLIKENPEKDQE; this is encoded by the coding sequence ATGACAACACAACTCTGGTATTGGATAATTTTTGTTGTTGTAGTAACAATAATGCTCGCAATTGACCTATGGTTCACAGATCATAGAAAAACCAAACTGGGAATAAAAAAAGCTTTTATATGGAGTGCAATCTGGATTGGGGTTGCTTTGCTCTACAACATCTCGATTTATTTTAAATTCCCGAATGGCCATATAAAAGCGATGGAGTTTTTAGCAGCATATTTGATAGAAAAATCTCTCTCGGTTGATAATCTTTTTGTTTTTATAATGATTTTCACAATAATGGGGATTGAAGATAGAGATCAACCGCATATCTTAAAATGGGGGATTTTAGGAGCAATTTTTTTTAGAATAATTTTCATTCTTGCTGGTGTTGCACTTATCGAAAAATTCGATTTTGTGATTTATATATTTGGAGCAATTTTACTTTACACAGCTTATAAAATGGCATTCACACCAGAAAAGAAAATAGAACCAGAAAAAAATTTCTTCGTGAGACTTGCTTCAAAATTTTTCCCGGTTAAAACTGATAATGTGCACAAGTTTTTTGTCAAAGAAAAAGGAAAATTTTATATAACAAATCTTTTCTTAACGCTTTTGCTTATTGAATCAACCGATATAGTTTTTGCAATAGATTCGATACCTGCAGTAATTGCAATTTCAAGAGATCCATTTATAGTTATTACTTCAAACATATTTGCAATTCTTGGATTGCGGGCACTCTATTTTGCACTTGCTGGAATAATGAGCCTATTTAGATATCTCAAATATGGAATTGCTTTTCTTTTGTTTTTTGTTGGTGTGAAAATGTTGATTTCGGAGTTTTATCACATTCCAATTTATATTTCTCTTAGCGTAATTGCTGTTACTATCACTGTTTCAATTCTGGCATCAAAATTAATTAAAGAAAATCCAGAAAAGGATCAGGAGTAA
- a CDS encoding M1 family metallopeptidase → MRKNKLAILSFLLFFFFTNSVLLSQIEIPRNILNAYKKGTRSLDGSPGPNYWQNSSDYFIEAKFLPSERKLIGREKIIYNNNSPDTLNRVVIRIYQDLFKKGSPRDFQVNASDIHDGVKLKKLLIEGIQIDLNDKSKVNQFGTNLNIKLDSSLFIYPKSQNLFEIEWELTIPKFSNVRMGTYDSTSFFVAYWYPQISVYDDVYGWDEIPYTGTVEFYNDFNNYDVKITVPKNFIVWATGVLQNPADVFSKEVLERFEQAQKSDSVINIIRLEDIESNRLKTSDKDQITFHYKAQYVPDFAFALSDHYLWDASTLVVDKTTNRKTFISAAYKKESKDFYDVAKIARDVIYYFSYEFPQIPYPYPSMTVFNGQGGMEFPMMVNDGSVQSYAAAVGLTSHEIAHTYFPFYMGINEKRFAWMDEGFAVMLPFDLQERYSQGDGPRAGNATSYENFAGSDEEMPLITPSFLLSGNAYRVASYRRPGCAYDFLRDMLGKEKFISVMKEYVRLWNGKHPLPYDFFFTFNKYAGEDLSWYFIPWFFERGVPDLAIENVKLVKNKLSFDVRKIGKIPVPVSIKILFDDNSTQELYETTKVWKNKDKIHYELKIEKKPISIELGSRKIPDVDRSNNEYYFVK, encoded by the coding sequence ATGAGAAAAAACAAACTTGCCATTCTTTCTTTTCTACTATTCTTCTTTTTTACTAACTCAGTTTTACTTTCGCAAATTGAAATTCCAAGAAATATCCTTAATGCATATAAAAAAGGGACTCGTTCACTTGATGGTTCTCCTGGACCAAATTACTGGCAAAATTCATCTGACTATTTTATTGAAGCTAAATTTCTCCCCTCTGAGCGAAAATTGATTGGCAGAGAAAAAATCATTTACAACAATAACAGCCCCGATACATTAAATCGAGTTGTAATTCGAATTTACCAGGACTTATTTAAGAAAGGTTCACCGAGAGATTTCCAGGTAAATGCTTCTGATATTCATGATGGAGTAAAACTGAAAAAACTTTTAATCGAAGGAATACAGATTGATTTAAATGACAAATCAAAAGTTAATCAGTTTGGGACAAATCTTAACATAAAACTCGACTCTTCGCTGTTTATCTATCCAAAGTCTCAGAATTTATTTGAAATTGAATGGGAGTTAACCATTCCTAAATTTTCAAATGTTAGAATGGGGACTTATGATTCAACATCTTTCTTTGTTGCTTACTGGTATCCACAAATTTCTGTTTATGATGATGTTTATGGATGGGATGAGATACCTTACACAGGGACAGTTGAATTTTATAATGATTTCAATAATTACGATGTAAAAATCACTGTACCCAAAAATTTTATAGTATGGGCAACCGGAGTCCTTCAAAATCCTGCAGATGTTTTTAGTAAAGAAGTTCTTGAAAGATTTGAACAAGCTCAGAAGAGTGACTCTGTAATTAACATAATCAGATTAGAAGATATTGAATCAAACAGGCTAAAGACGAGTGATAAAGACCAAATTACATTTCATTACAAAGCACAATATGTCCCTGATTTTGCTTTTGCATTGAGTGATCATTATCTCTGGGATGCGTCAACTCTTGTTGTTGATAAAACTACCAATAGAAAAACCTTCATATCAGCAGCTTATAAAAAAGAATCAAAAGATTTTTACGATGTTGCAAAAATTGCTCGTGATGTGATTTATTATTTCTCCTATGAATTTCCACAAATTCCATATCCTTATCCATCAATGACCGTCTTTAATGGTCAAGGTGGAATGGAGTTCCCAATGATGGTTAATGATGGTTCTGTTCAGTCTTACGCTGCTGCGGTTGGACTAACATCTCACGAAATTGCTCACACTTATTTCCCATTCTATATGGGTATAAACGAGAAACGATTTGCCTGGATGGATGAAGGATTTGCAGTTATGCTTCCTTTCGATTTGCAGGAAAGATATTCTCAGGGTGATGGACCAAGAGCAGGTAATGCAACTTCTTATGAGAACTTTGCTGGCTCTGATGAAGAAATGCCTTTAATAACTCCGTCATTTTTACTGAGCGGCAATGCTTACCGGGTTGCTTCTTACAGAAGACCTGGTTGCGCTTATGACTTTCTAAGAGATATGCTTGGTAAAGAAAAATTTATATCTGTTATGAAGGAGTATGTCCGATTATGGAACGGTAAACATCCTTTGCCTTATGATTTCTTCTTTACTTTTAATAAATATGCAGGTGAAGATTTAAGCTGGTACTTTATACCGTGGTTCTTTGAAAGGGGTGTACCAGATCTCGCAATTGAAAATGTAAAACTTGTGAAAAACAAATTAAGTTTTGATGTTAGAAAGATTGGAAAAATTCCTGTTCCAGTTTCTATTAAAATTTTATTTGATGATAATTCAACTCAAGAACTTTACGAGACAACTAAAGTCTGGAAAAACAAAGATAAAATTCATTATGAGCTTAAAATTGAAAAGAAGCCAATTTCAATTGAACTTGGATCAAGAAAAATCCCTGATGTAGATAGATCAAACAATGAATATTATTTCGTGAAATAA
- the lspA gene encoding signal peptidase II yields MKIFYVTFFIVLADQITKILIKGIKIPALGIDIKGMQLYDSFNVIGDFFRITYIENPGMAFGIDFGEKAKLFLTLFSLIASIVITFYLIKNKNEKLTLRLPLAMILGGAVGNLIDRMFYGLIYGDAPLFYGKVVDFLDFDFFNITLFGYTYDRWPIFNIADMSVTIGVILLIILHREPKEEKQSQAEQQSENQSEGAVTEKVFESDVIETLSSNDEVHRE; encoded by the coding sequence ATGAAAATATTTTATGTAACTTTTTTTATCGTTCTTGCTGATCAGATTACAAAAATTCTGATTAAAGGAATTAAAATTCCGGCGCTCGGAATTGATATAAAAGGAATGCAGCTCTATGATAGTTTCAATGTAATTGGTGATTTTTTCCGCATCACTTACATTGAAAATCCAGGAATGGCATTCGGGATTGATTTCGGTGAAAAGGCAAAATTATTCCTCACTTTATTCTCATTAATTGCCAGCATTGTAATTACCTTTTATCTGATAAAAAATAAAAATGAAAAGCTCACGCTAAGACTTCCGCTTGCAATGATTTTAGGTGGTGCAGTTGGAAATTTGATTGATCGAATGTTTTATGGTTTGATTTATGGTGATGCGCCGCTGTTTTATGGCAAAGTGGTTGATTTTCTTGATTTCGATTTTTTCAACATTACTTTGTTTGGTTACACTTACGATCGATGGCCCATTTTTAACATTGCAGATATGTCAGTCACAATTGGCGTGATTTTACTTATCATTTTACACAGAGAACCAAAAGAAGAAAAACAATCTCAGGCAGAACAGCAATCAGAAAATCAAAGCGAAGGTGCAGTAACAGAGAAAGTTTTTGAAAGCGATGTGATTGAGACTCTAAGCAGTAATGATGAAGTTCATCGTGAATAA